One window of the Montipora foliosa isolate CH-2021 chromosome 4, ASM3666993v2, whole genome shotgun sequence genome contains the following:
- the LOC138000229 gene encoding uncharacterized protein, with protein sequence MNFISKNTFLLWILWDLQMILLTSGWDLPRIISTPDDPTHAFRGDNVFLAWRYHVPSRAKLVEIVFGFYNINTGRLDRRLIAVNGSNAVTKVRQGYELSVRWAGNLSSSLAVFVLYNVSRQLDNKKFGIKLDCGFEYARLFEAVGLQVDEKPIADIPRITYITNPPVLSIGQNVSLICRASGLSFLNVTWYKGREIATHRGNGSSEAVVTLSKVTDKAWGEYICIAKNEVGEDRETVSVRVLPISPSILNSKKVVRNSSWVLRWSAVYSEGSLVMLYTVYYSLHVITNNVTRDGPWKSNNVTGFMYTTQLEARTHYVFAVTAWNRWGESSLENDKMLYIYTDFMDGITIKTVLSPAVERNNQIQSRNISVKLWAPFISLVAFCSILGAIYFIRRKLVDKKERNGSHRCDGVLNRQFFASQIDSTSQLGQESESISNSTADEQLRTPELNSREYYNQFITDGPGHRGQELLSPDLNSTATDLSIDGQEQGMRTFHPNSGSEVNNTHTNTAYVGEDPNNQRLEKLAAGANQSTDFSGGYLKPVDNNNFQVKGRNSPRASDRHAQTSSTSRPKPKPRLKILGKREVEKSQSKNSGLVESVSTDQFRANNSFPSRIENDQLSTCVEALDQIQCVTSQLKTFPGDRKHGYPSYQNVTNQCFPLQPHGSHESPYSRVFCNANWELSPKHLSLKKRIGGGSFGQVWKGMAYGVVGAEGWSVVAVKMLKDNSSKSDLRDLMSELDLLKRLKPHPNVIQLLGCVTKDVVRHKGQKDFRPPLVILEFVPYGDLLGYLRKSRGENDDYYNLRRENSTTPKITRRLLYQFACDVACGMEFISSHQLIHRDLAARNILVGDGMRCKITDFGMARDLGTAEIYIRRSNGLMPVKWMAVESLVSQVFTIESDVWSYGIVLYEIFTQGGRPYDGMTGEEVFGFVASGKRLPRSPTINTEIYDLMQECWQEDPSKRPTFRDILSWMENLPQVSAKEQFTPVNTHLEYFTKEKRSLVHT encoded by the exons ATGAATTTTATTTCTAAAAATACCTTTCTGCTGTGGATTCTGTGGGATTTGCAAATGATTCTCCTAACTTCAG GTTGGGATTTACCGCGGATAATTTCTACTCCAGATGACCCTACGCATGCTTTTCGTGGAGACAATGTCTTCCTGGCCTGGCGTTACCATGTACCATCACGTGCTAAGCTAGTCGAAATAGTATTCGGCTTTTACAACATAAACACAGGTCGTCTGGATCGAAGGCTGATAGCCGTCAATGGATCAAACGCTGTCACCAAAGTGAGACAAGGATACGAATTGTCCGTGCGATGGGCAGGAAATCTGTCATCTTCACTTGCAGTGTTTGTTTTGTACAACGTGAGTCGACAACTTGACAATAAGAAATTCGGGATAAAACTTGACTGTGGTTTCGAATATGCCCGTTTGTTCGAGGCGGTGGGCCTTCAAGTTGACGAAAAAC CCATTGCAGATATTCCAAGAATCACGTACATCACAAACCCGCCAGTTCTCAGCATAGGACAAAACGTGAGCCTCATCTGTAGGGCCAGCGGCTTGTCTTTTCTTAATGTCACGTGGTACAAGGGACGCGAGATCGCTACTCATCGTGGGAATGGTTCTTCAGAAGCGGTTGTCACATTGTCTAAGGTCACGGATAAAGCCTGGGGCGAGTACATCTGTATTGCAAAAAATGAAGTCGGCGAAGATCGGGAAACAGTTTCTGTCAGAG TTCTGCCGATAAGTCCTTCAATTCTGAATTCAAAGAAGGTTGTGCGAAACTCCAGTTGGGTGCTACGCTGGTCAGCAGTGTACAGCGAGGGAAGTCTGGTGATGTTATACACAGTGTATTATTCTTTGCACGTGATAACGAACAATGTCACACGTGATGGGCCGTGGAAGTCAAACAACGTTACGGGATTCATGTATACCACACAACTTGAAGCTCGTACGCATTACGTGTTTGCTGTGACTGCCTGGAACAGATGGGGAGAGAGTTCGTtagaaaatgacaaaatgttGTACATATACACAGATTTCATGGATGGAATTACAATAAAAACGG TGTTGTCCCCAGCTGTTGAAAGGAACAATCAGATCCAAAGCAGAAATATAAGTGTCAAGTTATGGGCTCCGTTTATCAGTTTGGTCGCATTTTGTTCCATTTTAGGAGCTATTTACTTCATTAGGAGAAAGCTCGTtgacaagaaagaaagaaatggaa GTCATCGATGCGATGGAGT ATTGAACAGACAATTTTTTGCGTCTCAGATTGATTCCACGTCTCAATTG GGCCAAGAATCAGAATCGATATCAAATTCGACAGCAGACGAACAACTAAGAACACCTGAGCTAAACAGCCGCGAGTATTACAATCAATTCATCACTGACGGACCCGGTCATCGGGGCCAGGAATTACTGTCGCCAGACTTGAACTCCACTGCCACGGACCTCTCAATCGACGGACAAGAACAGGGAATGAGGACCTTTCATCCTAACAGTGGTAGCGAGGTGAACAATACACACACAAACACAGCTTACGTTGGAGAAGATCCAAACAATCAAAGGCTGGAAAAACTTGCAGCTGGTGCAAATCAGTCAACAGATTTTTCTGGAGGTTACCTCAAGCCAGTAGATAACAATAACTTCCAAGTTAAGGGAAGAAACAGTCCAAGGGCATCTGATCGGCACGCCCAAACATCATCAACGTCTCGTCCTAAGCCAAAGCCAAGATTGAAAATCTTGGGTAAAAGAGAAGTAGAAAAATCTCAATCAAAGAACTCCGGTTTGGTAGAGTCAGTCTCTACTGACCAGTTTCGAGCAAACAACAGCTTCCCATCCAGGATAGAAAATGATCAGCTTAGCACATGCGTCGAAGCCTTGGATCAAATACAATGCGTTACCTCTCAGTTGAAGACTTTCCCTGGTGATCGAAAGCATGGGTATCCGTCATACCAAAATGTAACAAATCAATGCTTTCCTCTCCAACCTCATGGTTCGCACGAATCTCCTTACTCAAGGGTGTTTTGTAACGCAAACTGGGAGCTCTCACCCAAACACTTGTCCCTTAAAAAAAGAATTGGTGGAGGATCTTTTGGACAAGTGTGGAAGGGGATGGCATATGGTGTGGTGGGTGCTGAAGGCTGGTCCGTTGTCGCtgttaaaatgttaaaag ACAATTCATCTAAGTCAGATCTTAGAGACCTGATGTCCGAGCTGGATTTGCTGAAGAGACTTAAGCCTCATCCTAACGTGATACAATTGCTGGGTTGTGTAACCAAGGATGTTGTTAGACATAAAGGACAGAAAGACTTCA GGCCACCTCTGGTCATACTTGAGTTTGTTCCGTACGGCGATCTTCTTGGCTATTTGAGGAAAAGCAGAGGAGAAAACGATGATTATTATAACCTGAGAAGAGAAAACTCCACTACGCCCAAGATAACACGACGTCTTCTTTATCAGTTCGCGTGCGATGTAGCTTGTGGTATGGAATTTATCTCAAGCCATCAG CTGATTCACCGAGATTTGGCTGCTCGGAATATCTTAGTCGGTGACGGAATGCGATGCAAGATCACTGATTTTGGGATGGCAAGAGACCTGGGTACAGCTGAAATCTACATCAGGAGGTCCAAT GGCCTGATGCCGGTAAAATGGATGGCGGTTGAATCATTAGTGAGTCAAGTTTTTACCATCGAGAGCGACGT CTGGAGTTACGGGATTGTTTTGTATGAAATTTTTACCCAAG GGGGAAGACCTTACGACGGAATGACTGGCGAAGAGGTTTTCGGTTTCGTTGCTAGTGGCAAAAGGTTGCCCCGAAGTCCAACAATAAATACTGAAAT ATATGACCTGATGCAGGAGTGTTGGCAGGAGGATCCCAGCAAACGACCAACCTTTCGCGACATTTTGTCGTGGATGGAAAATCTTCCTCAAGTTTCTGCCAAAGAGCAGTTTACGCCTGTTAACACGCACCTAGAATATTTTACAAAGGAGAAAAGGAGCCTGGTTCACACTTAG
- the LOC137999074 gene encoding uncharacterized protein isoform X2: protein MAASLEKSLTLFIAFAGFHFCLIKEFSLNVGECQATSKSSAEQATVSNTNCIPRKLTEERHLLFKGHHVVTKVTIQSCQKESATCQRHSRFVSFYPGKEYSRTIDVGVCGGHSERGMTCKAISTESKAISTPAGDRCIPVVLNCSSVNPYCHRESNLEGFRELYKDSEGKNVTRTRLVDMGKCISENMCPVAERSNFPSSSLPFPFPLFRSCMAETYTTHSFVSTEGHHLNISAIATCSCQD from the exons ATGGCGGCGTCACTTGAAAAGAGCCTAACTTTGTTCATTGCTTTTGCTGGCTTTCATTTCTGCTTGATAAAAG AATTCTCGTTAAATGTCGGCGAGTGTCAGGCAACATCTAAG TCTTCAGCCGAACAAGCTACAGTGAGCAACACAAACTGTATCCCACGAAAGCTAACTGAGGAGCGACACCTCCTATTCAAAGGGCATCACGTGGTTACAAAGGTAACCATTCAGAGCTGTCAGAAGGAATCAGCCACATGTCAGCGGCATTCACGATTTGTCAGCTTCTATCCAGGAAAAGAGTACAGCAGGACGATTGATGTTGGGGTGTGCGGAGGACATAGCGAGAGGGGAATGACGTGTAAAGCAATTTCTACCGAATCAAAGGCCATATCAACCCCTGCAG GTGACCGATGCATTCCAGTTGTGCTGAATTGTTCTTCAGTTAATCCCTACTGTCACCGAGAGTCAAACCTGGAGGGATTTCGTGAGTTGTATAAAGACTCTGAAGGCAAAAATGTAACCAGGACTAGG TTGGTGGACATGGGTAAATGCATCAGCGAAAACATGTGTCCGGTTGCAGAAAG GTCGAACTTCCCATCATCATCGCTTCCGTTTCCCTTTCCGTTGTTCAGAAGCTGTATGGCTGAGACATACACCACACATTCCTTTGTTTCCACGGAAGGACATCACTTGAATATCTCAGCTATTGCTACATGCTCCTGCCAAGATTAA
- the LOC137999074 gene encoding uncharacterized protein isoform X1, which produces MAASLEKSLTLFIAFAGFHFCLIKGSSSNDDDECVLVEKYEALSPEFSLNVGECQATSKSSAEQATVSNTNCIPRKLTEERHLLFKGHHVVTKVTIQSCQKESATCQRHSRFVSFYPGKEYSRTIDVGVCGGHSERGMTCKAISTESKAISTPAGDRCIPVVLNCSSVNPYCHRESNLEGFRELYKDSEGKNVTRTRLVDMGKCISENMCPVAERSNFPSSSLPFPFPLFRSCMAETYTTHSFVSTEGHHLNISAIATCSCQD; this is translated from the exons ATGGCGGCGTCACTTGAAAAGAGCCTAACTTTGTTCATTGCTTTTGCTGGCTTTCATTTCTGCTTGATAAAAG GAAGTTCGTCTAACGACGACGATGAATGCGTTCTTGTTGAAAAATATGAGGCTCTCTCCCCTG AATTCTCGTTAAATGTCGGCGAGTGTCAGGCAACATCTAAG TCTTCAGCCGAACAAGCTACAGTGAGCAACACAAACTGTATCCCACGAAAGCTAACTGAGGAGCGACACCTCCTATTCAAAGGGCATCACGTGGTTACAAAGGTAACCATTCAGAGCTGTCAGAAGGAATCAGCCACATGTCAGCGGCATTCACGATTTGTCAGCTTCTATCCAGGAAAAGAGTACAGCAGGACGATTGATGTTGGGGTGTGCGGAGGACATAGCGAGAGGGGAATGACGTGTAAAGCAATTTCTACCGAATCAAAGGCCATATCAACCCCTGCAG GTGACCGATGCATTCCAGTTGTGCTGAATTGTTCTTCAGTTAATCCCTACTGTCACCGAGAGTCAAACCTGGAGGGATTTCGTGAGTTGTATAAAGACTCTGAAGGCAAAAATGTAACCAGGACTAGG TTGGTGGACATGGGTAAATGCATCAGCGAAAACATGTGTCCGGTTGCAGAAAG GTCGAACTTCCCATCATCATCGCTTCCGTTTCCCTTTCCGTTGTTCAGAAGCTGTATGGCTGAGACATACACCACACATTCCTTTGTTTCCACGGAAGGACATCACTTGAATATCTCAGCTATTGCTACATGCTCCTGCCAAGATTAA